TCACTCTCTTCTTTTTTAGTTTCTTCAACTATATCGTTTAACTCAGAGACTTTTATTTCTAAGTTGTTTTTACGTTCTTCAATAATAGCAGAAGCTTTAGCAATGTCTTCTTTTCGCAAATCCAAGTCAATGGTATATTCTTTAATTCTTTTTTCGGCTAATTGAATTTCTAAGTTTTGAAATTCTAATTCTTTTGATAAAGAGTCGTATTCTCGGTTATTGCGAACATTCATTTGCTGATCTTGGTATTTTTTAATCAATACCTGACTTTCTGCAATTTGTGCTGTTTTGTCGGCAATTTGACGCTCAAGTTGTGATGTTTCTTGAATATAATTATCAATTCGAGTTTCTAATCCGGCAATCTCGTCTTCCAAGTCTTGCACTTCTAAAGGAAGTTCACCACGGATAATTCTGATTTTATCAACCTGAGAATCAATTTGTTGCAAAGCGTAAAGCGCGCTCAAACGTTTTTCGTTTGAAATTTCTTCTTCAGATTTTTTATAGGTAATAACCGGAGTTTTTACTTCTTCAGCAACTTTCTTTTTCTTTGCCATATTTTTATGAATTATTTTATTCTATAAGTAATTAACGACCTTAGTATTAGGTTCCGAAATTCGGACTGCAAAGTTAGGAAATTTTTTGTTTAGATAGTCAACTAAAAGTTGTTTTGTAAATTGTTCGCTTTCATAATGTCCAATATCTGCAATAATCATTTGGTTTTCGGCTTCGAAAAATTCGTGATATTTAATGTCGGCTGTAATAAAAATATCTGCTTTTGCTGCTTTTGCCGCTCCAATTAAAAAGCTTCCGCTTCCTCCACATAAGGCAATTTTCTGTACGTATCCTCCTGTTAACGGACTATAACGTATGCAGCCTGTTCCGGTTTGCCGTTTCAGTTGCTTTAAAAAATCTATTTCACTCATGGGTTTTTCTAAGAAGCCAACCATTCCGGCGCCTGTAATATTCCACTCGTTTTCCAATGCAAAAATATCATAAGCAGGTTCTTCATAAGGATGATTTTTATGCAATGTTTGAATAATTTTTGCTTTGAGGTAGGCAGGAAAAACTATTTCAATCTTAGTTTCTCCTTCAAAATGAAGTTCGTTTTTATTGCCAACAAACGGATTACTTCCTTCTAGTGCACGAAAAGAGCCCTCGCCTTCTATTTGAAAACTACAAGAGTCATAATTCCCAATATTTCCAGCTCCTATTGCAAATAATGCATTACGTAAATTATCTGCATGGGAAGAGGGTACGTAAACCATCAACTTTTTTAATGTTGAAGGTTTGGCTTGTAAGATTCTGATATTCTTCAGATCAAGCTGTTTTGCAAGGGCATTGTTTACACCTTCAAAAATATTATCTAGATTTGTATGGATAGCATAAATGGCAATATCATGCTTTATAGCTTTTTCTACTATCCTTTCAATCGTATTTGACGCTGTTATTTTTTTAAGTGGTTTAAAAATTAGTGGGTGATGTGCAATAATTACGTTAGCTTTTTCGCTAATGGCTTCTTTTAATACTTCTTCAGTAACATCTAAACAAATAATAGCTTTGCTTATAATTTTATTTTTATTGCCAATAAGCAGACCGCTATTGTCATAATCTTCTTGTAAAAACAAGGGAGCAAACTTTTCTAAAGAATTACAAAGATCTATAAGTTTCATGCCGATACGATTTATTTAGCAGCTAAAATACAATACATAGTCGAAAAATGTAGTTTTATGTAACGAAAATATATACAGACCGTAAAATGTTACAATTATTATTCGCGCTTTTTTAAATCTTTTGTAAAGGTGAGTTTACGAGCTTTGTTTTTAATGCCGTTTGCCTGGCTTTATGGCTTAATAATGTGGTTTAGAAATAAACTATTTGATTGGGGCATTTTGACTGAGAAAGAGCATTATATACCAATAATCTCTATTGGCAATTTAAGTATGGGAGGTACTGGAAAAACGCCTATGGTGGAGAGTTTAATCCGTTTGTTTCAGGAGGAATATAAGTTGGCTACACTAAGTAGGGGTTATGGTAGGAAAACTAAAGGTTTTGTTATTGCAGACAAAAATGCAACCGCAAAAATAATTGGTGATGAGTCGATGCAATATGTAAAAAAATTTCCAAAGGCAGTAGTTGCCGTTTCAGAGAATCGTAATCGAGGAGTGGAAAAGCTTTTAAAAAGAGTTCCTGATTTAGAATTAATTATACTTGATGATGCCTTTCAGCATAGATTTATAAAAGCTGGACTTAGTATTTTATTGACAGACTTTTATCATTTATATTCTGATGATTATGTTTTTCCGGCAGGTAGTTTGAGAGAATTTCGTAGAGGAGCAAGACGTGCAGATATTATAATTGTTACAAAAACGCCTATAGTGTTATCTCCAATTACACGTAGAAGAATTACAGCAGAATTGAAATTGCAAAAACGCCAACTTTTATTGTTTTCAAAGATTTCTTATGATAAACTTTTGCCATATTTTGATAACAATAAAAAACGTTTAAAAAAACATTATTCTCATATTGTATTGTTTAGCGGTATTGCTAATAATTATCCACTACAAGATCATTTACAACAATTTTGTACTGATTTAACCACTTTGTCTTTTTCTGATCATCACGAATATAAACCTAAAGATATTGATAAGATATTAGAAGCATATAATAACGTTTTTAGTCAGAATAAGATATTAGTAACAACAGAAAAAGATATTATGCGACTTAAAAGTTGTGAATTAACTTCTCTTTTTGAGGGGATACCATTTTATTATATTCCTATTCGTACGGTTTTTCATAATGGTGATGGAGAATTATTGTCTAAGGCTAGTTTGAGTTTTCTATCTAATTTTAAGCATAGTGCAAAAGAAATTTAAGAGTGTGAAACTATAGAGTTTATTAATAAGTCCGCTTTCTCTGTAATTTCCAATAAATCTCTTATTACTATAGAAGCCATAAAAATGCCAAATATTGCAGGCATATAAGAAATGGTTCCAACCGTAGTTTTTTTGTTTGCTTCTCCTTCTACGGGAATAGAACTGTTTGGATTAATTTGTTCAGAAGAAAAAACCACTTTAAATCCATCATAAATACCAAGGCGATGTAGGCGTTTGCGTAAATACCGCGCCAATTTATCGTTATACGTTTTTGAAAAATCGGTAATCTGCACTTTAGAGGGGTTTGTTTTTCCTCCTGCACCCATAGAACTTATAAGTTTATTGCCGGATTTTAGACTTTGATTTATTAAAAAAACTTTAGGTGCCAATGTGTCGATAGCATCTACTACATAATCATATTTCTGTGCAATAATTTTATCAAGACGTTCGTCTTTAATATATTCTTGAATAGCGTTAATTTCTATATCAGGATTAATATCTAGAAGACGTTTCTTCATTAGTTCTGCTTTGGCTTTTCCTTCGGTACTTTTCAACGCCAGCAATTGTCGGTTCCTATTGCTTGGATGGATAGTATCACCATCAACAATAGTTAATTTACCAACTCCTGCGCGCGCCAATTGTTCTGCCGCATAAGCACCCACTCCGCCAAGACCTACGACAATTACGTGGGCTTTTTTCAGCTGTGATAGTCCTTTATCTCCAATCAATAATTCTGTACGTTCTTGCCAGAGCATAATAATTTTTTGCGCAAAAATAAATGCTTTTTATATAAAATAAAAAATCCCAATCGCCTTTGGCGAATGGGATTTTAATTTTGTGTAGCAGATGGATTACTTAACGGTATCCATATATTGAATTAATTCAACAACTTTTGTTGAATATCCCATTTCATTATCGTACCAAGAAACAACTTTTACAAAATTGTCATTCAAAGAAATTCCTGCATCAGCATCAAAATTAGAAGTGCAAGTTTCACCTACAAAATCTTGAGAAACTACGGCTTCTTCAGTATAACTTAAAATACCTTTTAATTCGTTTTCAGAAGCATTTTTCATAGCGGTTTTAATGTCTTCGTAAGAAGCACCTTTTGCCAATTTACAAGTAAGATCAACTACAGAAACATTTCCTGTTGGAACGCGAAAAGCCATTCCGGTTAATTTACCGTTTAATTCGGGAATAACTTTTCCAACAGCTTTTGCAGCACCTGTAGAACTAGGGATAATATTTAAAGAAGCTGCACGTCCACCACGCCAATCTTTCATGCTTGGTCCGTCAACAGTTTTTTGTGTAGCTGTCATAGCATGAACTGTAGTCATTAAACCTTCTGTTATTCCAAAGCTATCATTCAATACTTTAGCAATAGGAGCTAAGCAGTTTGTTGTACAAGAAGCATTAGAAACCATATCCATATCGTTGGTATATGATTTGTTGTTAACGCCCATTACAAACATAGGAGTATCATCTTTTGAAGGAGCAGACATAACTACTTTTTTTGCACCGGCATCAAGATGACCTTGAGCTTTTTCTTTTGTTAAGAACAATCCTGTTGATTCAACAACATATTCAGCACCTACTTCGTTCCATTTTAGGTCGGCAGGATTTCTTTCAGCACTAACACGAATCTCATTTCCGTTTACAACTAATTTACCGTTTTTTACACTTACTTCGCCATCAAAACGACCATGAACAGAATCGTATTTTAGCATATAAGCCATATATTCAACATCAATAAGATCGTTAATACCAACAACTTCAATATTTTCTTGTTTCATTGCAGCACGAAAAACCAATCGACCGATTCTACCGAATCCATTAATTCCAACTTTAATAGTAGCCATAATATTTTTTATTTTAAATTATTTTCGAGCGTCAAAGTACCGAATAATTCCACACTTAAGCAATTTAAAGAAGAAGAATATTTATGCAAACGATTCCAATTCCGATACTTATCTTTAAGCTTTAATCGTGAGTAATTATTTACGACCAAAATCGGCAGGAATTTCTCCCCACTGTTTAGTATTCCATTTGATTACTTTATTAGTATAGCTATTGTTGTGCAACCAAAATATGGCTCTATCGACTAATTGAAAAAGCTTTTCATTTTTTTGACTTCGTACCAATTTGGTATTAATACGTTTTTTACGTAACCAACTTAAAGCCGTCATTGAATCTGTATAAACCGGAATATTTGAGTTTTGTTTTTTTAGATAAGCCAAAGCATGGATAATGGCTAAGAATTCTCCAATATTTACCGTTCCCTCGGGAAAAGGCCCAAGATGAAAAAGGCGTATTCCCGATTTAGTATCAACGCCTTGATATTCTAAAATTCCCGGATTTCCACTGCAAGCAGCATCAACGGAAAGACTATTCCATACAATTTCACCTTCTCCTAAATTCATAGCGTAGGCAGCAGAACTACCATATATTTGTTTTTTGGAGCGAGCCATAAAATCAGAAGGGTTTCCATTTAAGGCGTTAGTTGCCATCTCTAAACTTGGAAAGGACTTATAAACAGCACCTTCAAATCCTTTTATTTGCTTTTGACATTCTGACCAAGAATCATAAATGCCACGTTTATGTCCTTTCCAGACGGTATAGTATTTCTTTTTGCTCATTGCTATTGCAAAGGTAGGGAGTAATTAAATGATCTGCTAATTCAAATTATTTTTTGTTCTCTTTTTATTACAGTGAAGTAGTTAAAATAAAAAAAGCGGTCAAAAAAGACCGTCTACCTTAGGCGGAAAACAGAATCAGGGCTTCACTTTAAGTGAAACCCTGATTTATAAATTGTACTTTTTGGGATTATTTAATAATTTCCTTCAGCTGTGTTTCCGCTGACAATAGCAACACTACCCCCGGCTCCAATACGGCTAGCTCCTGCACGAATCATAGCAACAGCCGTTTTATAATCGCGGATACCGCCACTGGCTTTAACGCCCATTTTAGGACCAACAACTCTACGCATTAGTGCTACGTCTTCAACAGTTGCTCCGGCACCTGTAAATCCTGTACTTGTTTTTACGAAATCGGCACCAACTTTTTTGGAAATCTCGCAAGCAATTACTTTTTCGGCATCGGTTAAAAGAGAAGTTTCTATTATCACTTTTAAAACTGTTGTGCTTCTGCAAGCGCGTTTAATGGCTCTAATATCCTCTTCAACTAATTTTAAATTACCCGACTTTAAAGCACTGGTATTAATAACCATATCTATTTCGTGAGCACCATTGGCAATGGCATTTCTGGTTTCAAAAGCTTTGCTGCGTGTATCCATTTCACCTAATGGAAAACCAACAACGGAACATACTTTTACAGAACTTCCTCTTACTTTTTTGGCTACATAAGGAACCCAAGAAGAATTAACACAAACCGACATAAATTTGTACTCCAAAGCCTCTTTACATAATTGTTCAAACTGTTTTTCGGTAGCTCCCGGTTTTAGTAGTGTATGGTCTATTATACTTGCAACAT
The Bacteroidales bacterium genome window above contains:
- a CDS encoding Nif3-like dinuclear metal center hexameric protein; its protein translation is MKLIDLCNSLEKFAPLFLQEDYDNSGLLIGNKNKIISKAIICLDVTEEVLKEAISEKANVIIAHHPLIFKPLKKITASNTIERIVEKAIKHDIAIYAIHTNLDNIFEGVNNALAKQLDLKNIRILQAKPSTLKKLMVYVPSSHADNLRNALFAIGAGNIGNYDSCSFQIEGEGSFRALEGSNPFVGNKNELHFEGETKIEIVFPAYLKAKIIQTLHKNHPYEEPAYDIFALENEWNITGAGMVGFLEKPMSEIDFLKQLKRQTGTGCIRYSPLTGGYVQKIALCGGSGSFLIGAAKAAKADIFITADIKYHEFFEAENQMIIADIGHYESEQFTKQLLVDYLNKKFPNFAVRISEPNTKVVNYL
- the lpxK gene encoding tetraacyldisaccharide 4'-kinase: MSLRALFLMPFAWLYGLIMWFRNKLFDWGILTEKEHYIPIISIGNLSMGGTGKTPMVESLIRLFQEEYKLATLSRGYGRKTKGFVIADKNATAKIIGDESMQYVKKFPKAVVAVSENRNRGVEKLLKRVPDLELIILDDAFQHRFIKAGLSILLTDFYHLYSDDYVFPAGSLREFRRGARRADIIIVTKTPIVLSPITRRRITAELKLQKRQLLLFSKISYDKLLPYFDNNKKRLKKHYSHIVLFSGIANNYPLQDHLQQFCTDLTTLSFSDHHEYKPKDIDKILEAYNNVFSQNKILVTTEKDIMRLKSCELTSLFEGIPFYYIPIRTVFHNGDGELLSKASLSFLSNFKHSAKEI
- a CDS encoding tRNA threonylcarbamoyladenosine dehydratase → MLWQERTELLIGDKGLSQLKKAHVIVVGLGGVGAYAAEQLARAGVGKLTIVDGDTIHPSNRNRQLLALKSTEGKAKAELMKKRLLDINPDIEINAIQEYIKDERLDKIIAQKYDYVVDAIDTLAPKVFLINQSLKSGNKLISSMGAGGKTNPSKVQITDFSKTYNDKLARYLRKRLHRLGIYDGFKVVFSSEQINPNSSIPVEGEANKKTTVGTISYMPAIFGIFMASIVIRDLLEITEKADLLINSIVSHS
- the gap gene encoding type I glyceraldehyde-3-phosphate dehydrogenase; this encodes MATIKVGINGFGRIGRLVFRAAMKQENIEVVGINDLIDVEYMAYMLKYDSVHGRFDGEVSVKNGKLVVNGNEIRVSAERNPADLKWNEVGAEYVVESTGLFLTKEKAQGHLDAGAKKVVMSAPSKDDTPMFVMGVNNKSYTNDMDMVSNASCTTNCLAPIAKVLNDSFGITEGLMTTVHAMTATQKTVDGPSMKDWRGGRAASLNIIPSSTGAAKAVGKVIPELNGKLTGMAFRVPTGNVSVVDLTCKLAKGASYEDIKTAMKNASENELKGILSYTEEAVVSQDFVGETCTSNFDADAGISLNDNFVKVVSWYDNEMGYSTKVVELIQYMDTVK
- a CDS encoding viroplasmin family protein produces the protein MSKKKYYTVWKGHKRGIYDSWSECQKQIKGFEGAVYKSFPSLEMATNALNGNPSDFMARSKKQIYGSSAAYAMNLGEGEIVWNSLSVDAACSGNPGILEYQGVDTKSGIRLFHLGPFPEGTVNIGEFLAIIHALAYLKKQNSNIPVYTDSMTALSWLRKKRINTKLVRSQKNEKLFQLVDRAIFWLHNNSYTNKVIKWNTKQWGEIPADFGRK
- the deoC gene encoding deoxyribose-phosphate aldolase, yielding MEENELIEKITREILAKLEKSGTSLKSNTAVQNSSAATISTQDVASIIDHTLLKPGATEKQFEQLCKEALEYKFMSVCVNSSWVPYVAKKVRGSSVKVCSVVGFPLGEMDTRSKAFETRNAIANGAHEIDMVINTSALKSGNLKLVEEDIRAIKRACRSTTVLKVIIETSLLTDAEKVIACEISKKVGADFVKTSTGFTGAGATVEDVALMRRVVGPKMGVKASGGIRDYKTAVAMIRAGASRIGAGGSVAIVSGNTAEGNY